From a region of the Odontesthes bonariensis isolate fOdoBon6 chromosome 4, fOdoBon6.hap1, whole genome shotgun sequence genome:
- the snrpb2 gene encoding U2 small nuclear ribonucleoprotein B'', with amino-acid sequence MDIRPNHTIYINNINDKIKKEELKRSLYALFSQFGQIVDIVAMKTVKMRGQAFVVFKELAAATNALRQLQGFPFYNKPMRIQYAKTDSEVITKVKGAYGDKEKKKDKKKKAQEPAANATKKPAAVTTTPVHTPAVQVPDNPPNYILFLSNLPEETNEMMLSMLFNQFPGFKEVRLVPGKHDISFVEFESDTQAGVAKDALQGFRITATCAMKITYAKK; translated from the exons AGCTGAAGCGTTCGCTCTACGCACTCTTCTCTCAGTTCGGCCAGATCGTCGACATCGTGGCCATGAAGACGGTGAAGATGAGAGGACAGGCCTTCGTCGTCTTCAAAGAGCTCGCCGCCGCCACCAACGCCCTGCGGCAGCTGCAGGGCTTCCCCTTCTACAACAAGCCCATG AGGATACAGTACGCAAAGACCGACTCAGAGGTCATCACCAAGGTGAAGGGCGCGTACGGCgacaaggagaagaagaaggacaagaagaagaaggctCAGGAGCCGGCGGCGAACGCCACAAAGAAACCTGCAGCC GTAACGACCACACCTGTGCACACACCTGCAGTACAG GTTCCAGATAACCCTCCGAACTACATCCTGTTCCTCAGTAACCTCCCCGAGGAGACCAACGAGATGATGCTGTCCATGCTGTTCAACCA GTTTCCGGGTTTCAAAGAGGTGCGACTCGTCCCGGGGAAACACGACATCTCCTTCGTGGAGTTCGAGAGCGACACTCAGGCGGGCGTGGCCAAAGACGCGCTGCAGGGCTTCCGGATCACGGCCACCTGCGCCATGAAGATCACCTACGCCAAGAAGTAG